Part of the Paenibacillus kyungheensis genome, ATTCCCTTCAACAATATGATATTTGACAGCCAAAGCCAGTGCAGGCACAGCCCAATTAGAGACTTGCTTGCGATCAGAAAAACCACTTAGCTGTGCATTGGCTTCATTGGTCGTAATATCTGTACTCAAGCCTGTTAATTTCATCGCATGACTCAATATTTCGCTTGCTTCTTCGCGGGTAATCTGTTGATTCGGGCGAAATGTAGTATCGTTATATCCTTCGATCAATCCATGATTACTTGCACTGCCAATCACACCAGCATACCAATCAGAATCATGCACATCGGAAAAAGTAATTTTGCTAGGTTCCGCAGACAATCCCAGTGCTCTAACAATCATCGCTGCAAATTCCGCCCGGGTTACCAGTCGATCCGGTGCAAAGACTCCTCCTTTTTCCCCTGTTACAACAAGCCTTGAAGCCATATCATTCACATCTGTACGGCTCCAATGTGTAGTCATATCGACAAAAGATGGATGATGAGCTATTAGTGCATAGATACCGTTACTCCATCCATGAATACGTGCTAGTGATTGACTGTCTGCTGATGATGAGGGTGAGATCACTGTAGGAACAGGATTGATCGTCTGATCACTATGATACACAATCGCTGTAGTGGCTGTAGCATTAGCAGAAGGAGTAGAGGTTGTATTCGGTACTGACATTGTTACGTCGAGACTTTGGTCACTTCCCTGCGGATTCACGGCTACTGTCTGTCCGTTATATTCAGCATGTAATTGAATACCTACCGGAGAACCGATCATCGTCAGCCCTTGTTGGTTCACAATAGATTGCAAAGGTGCTAACTCACTACTGGATGGTGTACTGATATTGATAATTAGCGTAATCGGAGTGACCGCTGATGGCGGGTTGATAAATGATTGAATCAATTGTTGTTGCGGTAGTATAGCAATAGGCAAAGTGTACGTTACTTGCGGACACACAATTATCAGCGAACCCTGTTGCTCATACAATGCTTGTAATAATGAACCTTCAATCGGTACTTGAATCGATGGTTGATCTTTTGGGATTGAAATCGCTAATTGATGATCATTGTTCGCTGTTAGTTGTTGAATCGCTAAAGGATTGTTGATGTGGATGGTAGGCAAAGTAGAATCTGTAGCCGGGTCAATTGTAACTAGTGGCTTGGTCTCTATACTATTCTCATCATTCGTAACCATAGGAGTCGTTGCCATATCTGCGGAATCCGGTGATCCGATAACAGGTTCTGCAAGCGACGAATCTACAGTCGTTGGGGCAATAGACGTGACGGTAGGATCGACAAATATATAAGAGCCATCTCTACCCAACTGTATAACCGCTACTAAGCGAACATTAGTAGGATCTGCTTGTTCTCGAACATACAGATAACCCGGTTGCCATTGTATAGGGGTAACGATCATTTCTGCTTGAACCCATGTACCATTGGTGCCGTTAGTAGAATCTATGCTATATTCCATCGCTGTGGTCGTCCCTGTTAGCCACCCTGCTAGAATATTCACACCTACATCGGCTAGATCCACCGATGACCCTGCTAGCACAACAGGCGATGATAAGCTGTCTGATGAAGTGGATTGTTCGGCTGCGTGAACATCTTGTACAGCACCCCATCCCCAAGCCACCATCATTAGCAGACTGATGCAACAGATATACAGCGAATACCGACTGATATCACGTCCACGATAATGCGCCATCGCGAACCCCCTATCCTTTTTATAATTATATATTTGGTCATTTATTGGTGAAGTCGTTGATATAATTGTATCGTTTCTTTTTGAGGTTCAATGCCTAGATCTTCTTGTAGTAAATTCACAAAACTTCGATAGCAACTTGTCAGCAAAGCATAATGACCGATACTGGCATAAGCAGTCATTAACAATCGGCAAATTTCTTCTGAATACGGATCTTTTTGCCATGCGCTTAATAGACGCTGAATAGCTTGCTGTTCCCGATTATGATTGATCTCATATTGAGCGGTTGTGAACAGTAGATTCATATAAGCTTGCAATAAATTTTGACGGCGAATACTTGCCCAGGGGTAATCATGTTCTTCTAAATAATCACCGCGATATAACGATAACAAGTGTTCATTTTGATGATAGCAATCTTCGGCATAATCTTTGTCTGCTTGAATGCCTGCTTCAAATCGATCTACATCATTCATAATACCTTCTTGATTCAATCGATATCCTTCTTGTGCATATTCCAGCTTGGTAGTGATACCCCATTCTTTGAGTAACTTCCGAATCTGATATACCGATGTATGCAAATGAGTGGTTGCTTTTTCTTCTGTATATTCCGGCCATAACGCATCTATAATTTTTTCTTTGGAGACCCATTCTCCTTTGTGATGCATCAGAAAAGCAAACAACTCTTGAGCTTTCATCGTACGCCATTTTAGTTTTTTGCCATCATGGTGTCCATCTTGTAAAGTAAGCCGCTTAAAGCATAATACTTTGACCATATCTTCAGCAGGCTCGGTCTCTACCACTTGAGTAGTTGGAATCGAATTGCGTATCCGTTCTAACGTTTTTTGAAAACGAACAGGCACAATCGGTTTTAATATATAATCCAGTGCATTTAATTCAAATGCTTCTAAAGCATATTCAGAATAGGCTGTAATATAAATAATTTTGATTCCATGATCAATCTGTTGAATATATTCAGCCGCTTCTAGCCCATTAATCTCAGGCATCCCAATATCGAGAAAAACAATATCAGTTTTATCTTTTTTCAAATGATCGATCCCTGCTTGAGCAAATGTATATTTGCCAACGACCTCAATATTGCCATCTTTGTTTAACAGTTTTTCCAAGTGTAACAATGCTGGTTTTTCATCATCGATCAAAATCGCTCTCATGCGCTTATTTCACCTCCCGGAATCATAAAGCTTACCGTTGTTCCTTTACCGATAGTACTTTCAATTTGTAGCCCTTCCCCGTACATTGCGAGTAGACGTTTGTGAATATTAATCACACCTACACCACTATTGGCAGAAGCTGCAGACTCGCCTGCTAATAATGCTTGAATCTTTTCAGGTGCGATACCGATACCATCATCGTGAATACGTACGAATAGATCATTCTGTTGTTCTTGAATCGAGATTGTCAGTATACCGCCTGCTGCTCTGTTCATCAGCCCATGTCGCACTGCATTTTCAACAAGCGGTTGTATACTAAGCGGTGGAATCATTTGCCCGATTTCGCGATCAATATCCCATACAATCTGCAAACGTTCATCAAAGCGTGCTTTTTCCAAAAATAAATACGATTGAATCAATTCGATTTCTTTATTCAATGTCGTTAACTGATCCCGATTCTGAAAATCAAAACTTCGCCGTAAATACTGACTGAGCTCAATCAACAATTCTGAAGCTTGATCTGGATCAATCGAACACATCGCAATAATCGTATTCAGCGCATTGTATAAAAAATGAGGCTTGATCTGTGCTTGTAAAAAAGCCATTTCTGTCCGTAACACAGTCTGTACAGATGATTTGAGTGCTAACAATGTATTCACACGTGCTCTTAGCTCAATCGCATGAACAGGCTTGCCTAGAAAATCATTAATCCCTGCTGCAAATCCATTCTGAATATCTTCAGGACGACTTCGTGCAGTCAACATCAATATCGGTAATTCAGATAGAGAATACCGCTGACGAACCTGCCGGCATAATTCCAGTCCCGACATCCCTGGCATCATCCAATCGGTAATCATTAGATCAATTTTCGGATGGTACCGTAATTTATCCAGCGCTTGCTTCCCACTTTGAGCTTCAATCACCACATACTGTTGTAACGATAAAATATTGTTCAACACCTGCAAGTTCATCGGATCATCATCGACAATCAAAATAACATGCGTATGCGGAGCAGCAGATAATTCATCATCGTTATGTGCTACTGCATCTTTTTCACGTTGTAACACAGGTTTGTTTTTGGAGATCGATTGTTTGACTTCATGTTGAACAGTGATCGGTTTGGAGAACGTGGTAAGTTCTTTGGTGATCGGTACATCCGCTGTCGGCAATGTCACTGTAAAAGTAGATCCTTGACCGGGAACCGAGTCCACAGTGATCTGTCCATCGTTCAGCTCGACCAGCTTTTTGGTGATGCTAAGTCCTAGCCCTGTACCAGCATAACTTTGTTCTGATAGCCCTAACCCTTGCTCAAATGATTTGAAAATATCTTCATACCGATCTGCTTCGATCCCGATACCTGTATCTGTTACAGAAAAAGTAACCGCTTGTGCACCCACTTCTACAATAAAACGAATCTCTCCTTGTTCAGTAAATTTCACAGCATTGCCAAGCAAGTTATATAAAATCTGAATTAACCGATCTTCATCGGTATACAGTGGAGGTACATATTCAGGCCATTCTTGGATAAATACAATTTGTCGTCCTGCTACGGTATAGCTAACAATTTCGAGTACAGATTCAGCAACAGTACGTAAATCGACCGCTTTGCGATCTAACAACAGATCACCATTTTTCAATTTGGAATAATCCAGAATATCGTTGATTAACGCTGCCAGCTTACGCCCTGTTGAAGATACTAAGATCAGTTGCTCCGCTTGCTGGTCTGCTACAGGCCCGGCTGCCCCTTCTATCAGTGATTCCGTCATATTAATCATGCCATGCAAAGGGGTACGAAGCGCATGTGATGTATTGGCTATAAATTCATCTTTTAATTCATCTAACGTCAGTAATTGCTGAGATAGATTCTCGATTTGTTGAAAAGAAAGGGCAAATTGTCGACCGATCAACAGACACTGCGTAATAACAAAAAATAATACTTCTAAAGGAATAATCACTGTATTGTCGATAATCCCTCGCAGACTGATTAAACTAATAATCGCAACGACCGCTAGACTATGCACACTTAACAGCATCGCCTGACTATTCGGTTGCTTGCGAATAACAGCTCTCACTACGATATAGAGGATATATGCCACTGTAAGCAAGTTACAGAAAAACCATCCTTTATCCACCTGAGTGAAAAAAGTTGTTGGTGTTGCTAACGCCATAATCAGTAAGATGATAGACATGATTCGATACATACGTAACACCCAGCGATGAGCTACATTCGGTAACGATTTGCTTACATAAAACAGCAAACAGTAATAGAAAGTCACCGAACAGATGAGTTGAACACGCAATACAATATCGTAGGAAAGATCAGGTAATATCATACTGAATAACTTTTCTCCATGTGTTAGTACATGTACAAAAGCAGCGATACAGAAAAATCCTAGATATAGCAAGGTCTGATCTTTACGACGCATATGATAAAGAATCAATACATACAGACCGGGAAGCAGAAATCCTCCCATCACTGCAATATCACTAATAATCGAAATTTCACGTTCTTTAGTAATCGAAGCCAGATCACCAAAATTGATCGGATAAACGATACCACCAGACGAATAACTATAATTCGAGACTTGAACAACCAGATCTATCGTATTGCCATTTACAGGAACCCATGTGTTATAAGGAACATTGTTAGGGATCGTCGTTGCTGCTGTCGTCCCCGGAGACCCGCTAGACCCTACAAGTTGTCCATTGATAAAAATGCGATTAGCTGTACGGATATTTTTGACATGAATACCATACATGCGTTCCGCTTGCTCTGGATCTGATACCAGAATGCGCAAATGATACGTTGCATGCCCAAAAGCAGAAGCTCCATGTTGCTCCATCACTTTATTCCATGATTGTGGAACTTGAATAGGTTGAGCCAGAGTATTCGTTGATATTGCTTTTCCATTTTGAAAATCTTGCGGATTCAGCAAAACAGAGGGGTAAATATCCCATTCTCCATTGAGGGGAACTGTGCCATCTGCTGTGTAATCCCACTGACGCAAATCCATGACTCCATGTTGTGAAACAGGATGTTTGATTGTATCGTCAAGATATTGCCGGATAAATCCATATACAGGCAAAGCGATTAATAAGAATACAATTATGGGGACTAGCCATTGTTTTTTCATAACGGCTCCTTCATCTTCTTCTGATGTTTACTATTTATGTAAGAATCATTTGCAGATTTGCGCAAAATAGTTCATGTTCTAATCTATATAACGGTCAAAAGCATCCAGAAATGTTGGTTTTGACGCAAAATAATTAGAGTTTTTACTAATTATTCAAGATGTATGATTTGGTGTATGTTAACTATAGAGTCATAGCATATAAGGAGGAATAATAATGAAAGCAGTTGTAATCGAACAATACGGTGAAAAAGAAGAACTGAAAGAAATGAATGTTCCTGATCCTGTGCCCGGAGAACATCAAGTAGTCGTTAAATTAAAAGCGACTTCGATCAATCCGATTGACTGGAAATTACGTGCGGGTTATTTAAAACAAATGATGGATTGGGAGTTCCCGATTATTTTGGGATGGGATGCTGCTGGTGTGATTACAGAAGTCGGCTCTGCGGTTACCGAATGGAAAATCGGAGATGAAGTATTTGCTCGTCCGGAAACAACGCGCTTTGGTACGTACGCAGAGTATACGCTGGTAGATGATCATTTATTAGCAGCATTGCCTGTCAGTGTGACTTTTCAAGAAGCGGCTTCGATTCCGTTGGCAGGACTAACTGCATGGCAAGCTCTGTTCGATCATGGACAATTGAAGTCAGGTGAAACAGTACTGATTCATGCAGGAGCAGGTGGCGTAGGTAGTCTTGCGATCCAACTTGCTAAAAATGCAGGTGCTCATGTTATTACAACAGCTAGTGAAAAAAATAAAGAATTTCTTGAATCATTAGGAGCAGATCAAATAATTGATTACAAATCGGCTGACTTCTCCGAAATCTTGTCCGATGTCGATCTGGTATTTGATACGATGGGCGATAAGATTCAAGCCGATAGCTTCAAAGTACTCAAACCCGGTACTGGACGCTTAATCTCGATCGTTGGAGAACCGGATGAGAAGCTTAAAGCACAATACGATGTGACTGCCAAATCGATCTGGTTACAACCTAACGGCGAACAATTGCAAAAGTTAGCGTTATTAATGGCTGAAGGCAAGCTCAAAGCCATCGTCGGCACTGAAATTCCTTTCTCTGAAAAAGGTCTACAAGAAGCTCATGAATTGAGTGCTACTCATCATGCTAAAGGTAAAATTGTAATCACGTTTGAATAGAAACGGTGGTGCAATCTCCAATGGGATGGATTAATCCTGCAAGTGTGTTTCCAGATCCTTTATTTCGTCTGGTCTGGTTGATTGAATTGTTGGTTTTATTATTTATTATTTTGGCAGGTTCACGTTTTTCTCGTAAAAGCTGGATCGGTACGACAATCTTATTTGTATTGGGATTGTGTGCTGTTCTGCCGGGGTATATTTATCAACTAACTCATCCAGATCCAATAGGCGCGTTAATTGATATTCCGTTATTATTGATGTTCCCGATTATGTTGGTCAGTCTGATATGGGCAATCATCATCTGGATCTATCGATGGTACAGTAGACAACGCTCACGCTCTTCTACTACAAGTTAACATCACAAAAACCTCTTACTTCGATAGATTACCGAAATAAGAGGTTTTTGCTTTTTATTTATAAGAATAGACTACAGATAGGACTAGCAATTATTCGTCTTTTTGCAATTGCTCTACTGTCGTACGTATAATTAATTGTAGTGCTCGGGACATTAAGTTGATCGGCAATGTCGGAAGACTTGGCTTATGCAGAGCCATTTCTGTTGAAGCTGGAAAATGAACAAAGCCTGCCATAACACCCGGACTGGACTGCTTTACATAATCCAGCATACCGTACATGACATTGTTACAGATAAACGTTCCGGCTGTATTAGAAATAACGGCTGGAATCCCATTTTCAATCAATCGATCAGTAATCACACGAATCGGTAACGTTGAAAATAATCCATCCGGTCCATTCGCTCGAATCGGTACATCTTGTGGACGTTCGTTACGGTTATCAGCATAACTAGAAGCTTCGATGTCTTTGATATTTACTGCAATCCGCTCCAAATTAACAGCTGTACGTCCTGCTGCCAGCCCGCAAGCGATAATAATATCAGGCTGGAATCGCTCCACTTCAGCAAGCAGTAATTCGACACATTCATCATAGTGTACAGGTAACAAGATCGTATGCAGTTCTAACGAAATATCTGTAAATGAATAATCTTCCATCGCTTGCAATAAAGACTGTGTTGGATTGATAGTATGACCACCAAATGGTTCAAATCCAGATAATAATAATTTCATAAGTTACCACCCCTTTTCGCTTATTTTGTACATCTAGAACATTGCTATTGTGGAGATATTAGACCGTTGGTTTCTTTACAGTTTACATGAAGTTGATCAAGTTGGACATTGACATTTAAAATGGATACGTTACAATTAAGATATATATTTATGAAAATTAAATTTTGCAAAATCATTTTTAAAGGAGATGGAATAGAATGTCAGTCTACGATTATTCAGCAACAACAATTGATAAAGAAGAAAAGTCTCTTGCCGATTACAATGGTGATGTACTCCTTATCGTGAATACAGCAAGTGGTTGCGGTCTAACTCCTCAATATGAAGGTCTGCAAAAATTATACGATACGTATCAAGAACAAGGATTCAAAGTACTTGGCTTCCCTTGTAACCAGTTCAAAGGACAAGAGCCAGGCACAGAAGAAGATATCAAATCTTTTTGTCAGGTGAACTACAACGTTAGTTTCCCGCTATTCTCCAAAGTAGATGTGATTGGTGAGACTGCTCATCCATTATTCCAATATCTAGTGAATGAGACTCCTGCGCCTTCGCGTACAGGCGAGATCGAATGGAATTTTGCCAAATTCTTGGTTGACCAAAAGGGAAATGTGGTTAAACAATATCCATCACGTCTTGATCCAGCAGAAGTAGAAAGTGATATTCAAAAAGTACTTGCTGGTGAAAAGTTAAACTAATTGTATGCTGAATACAGTTGTTAAATTGTGGTAAAATAATGATGAAGTACTACTTTCACACTAACTAACTGGAGGTCGATGAACAATGGCATTAACATTTACGGATATGGTAACAAAAGCAAGAAATAACGTACCTGGTGTATCTTCTGAAGAAGCACGCAAAAAAATCAACGCACAACCTGAAACATTTATTATTGATGTACAGGATGCTAAAGACGCTGGAGCTTGTGGTCTAATTCCAAGTAGCGCTAATATCACGTTGGGTATGTTGCCAATTCGTGCTGATCTACAATTGCCAGAAGAACTGCGCGATGGTCGTTTGTCAGATCGTTCACGTCCGATTCTAGTGACTTGTGGTGCAGGCGGACAAGCTGCTCTTGGTGCTTACCTTCTTAAAGAAATGGGCTTCACTGATGTCGCTTATATCGATGGCGGAACAGCAGCATGGAAACAAGCTGGCTTTGAAGTCGAAGAAGCATAATTTATTTTCCTGACAACTATTATTGTATATTTATTTTTTAAAAGAAGCCTTGAAGATTGCTTTCAAGGCTTTTTGTTTATCGTCTTTTCTACATTACATACTGACTTGATTGTTGTTGATAAGGGTAAATAATAATGGCTATTATTTGTAATCGTTCTCATTTTTGGATTTTTATAAAAGTTGTTCTGATGTTGCTAAAAGATTATTTTTATAAAAAAGGCGAAATAGAGCGATATTCCTGCTCAAATGGGCTTAATCGCTTATTAAAAGTAGATACTCTTCTACATTATAGCGATAACCTTCACTTTGCTACGTTTAACATGCCTAACTAAATGGGTAATGTTTTTCACAGCCGTACGCAGTCTACGCCGAGATTGATACATTTGAGAGTTATGGTCTCTCTTCTTCCTCCGGTGGCAGGTCGTTCGCTTGAAAAGATCAAGGGGGTAATAATAGATGAGTCGCAATGTAACAATGATGCAATTTTTTGAATGGCATGTCGAGGCTGATGGTTCACACTGGAAAAGATTGCAGGAGACAGCAAAAGACCTTAAAAAAGCAGGAATCGGGACAGTATGGATTCCACCGGTAACCAAAGGGCATACACCACAGGATACAGGATACGGTGTGTATGATCTGTATGATTTGGGTGAATTCGACCAAAAAGAATCGGTACGTACTAAATATGGTACCAAAAAAGAATTGCTAGATGCGATTGCTGCCTGTCACCGACTTGGAATCAATGTGTATACCGATCTAGTCATGAATCACAAAGCAGGAGCAGATGAGACCGAAGCATTCCATGTCATCGAAGTCGATCCGAATAACCGGACAGAAGAAATTTCTGAGCCATTCGAAATCGAAGGTTGGACGAAGTTCACTTTCCCGGGTCGTGGCGAAGAATATTCTGCTTTCAAATGGGATTATCATCATTTCAATGGTACAGATTATGATGCTCGTGCAGAACGCACAGGTATTTTCCGTATTGCTGATGAAGGCAAACAATGGAATGAAAATGTAGATAATGAATTTGGTAACTATGATTATTTGATGTTTGCTAACATAGATTATAATGTTCCAGAAGTTCGTGAAGAAATGATCAACTGGGGTAAATGGATGATCGATACTACCCGTTGTGACGGCTTCCGTCTGGATGCTATTAAACATATTAACTATGAATTCCTACGTGAATTTGTAGGCGAAATGATCAACAAACGTGGACAAGATTTCTATATTGTAGGTGAATTCTGGAATCCTGAATTAGCTGCTTGTCAGGAATTCTTGGATACTGTTGATTATCAGATTGACCTGTTTGACGTATCACTACATTACAAATTACATGAAGCTTCTCAATCTGGAGCTGCTTTTGATTTGTCTACGATTTTCAACGATACGTTAGTACAGACTCACCCGACCAATGCAGTAACCTTTGTCGATAATCATGATTCTCAACCAAATGAAGCGTTAGAGTCATGGATCGAAGACTGGTTCAAACCATTAGCGTATTCATTGATTTTGCTACGTAAAGATGGATATCCTTGCGTATTCTATGGTGATTATTTCGGAATCGGTGGCGAACATCCAGTAGAAGGTAAAAAAGATATGCTGGATTGCTTGTTATACTCTCGTTACCACAAAGCTTATGGTGAACAAGATGATTACTTCGATGATGCCAATATTATCGGTTGGGTACGTAAAGGTAGCGAAGAGATCGAACGCTCTGGTTGTGCAGTCGTGATGTCTAATAGCGATGGTGGCGACAAACGGATGTTTATCGGTGAAGATCATGCCGGTGAAATCTGGGTAGACATGACCAATGCGCGTGAAGATCATATTACGATTGAAGAAGACGGTTGGGCGACTTTCCCTGTCAACGGTGGTAGCGTATCGGTATGGGCATTGCCTGAACTGGATATCGAACATACAGAAGACAATGAAGATGACAGCTGTGTAGCTGTTCCTGAAGGAGAAGAATTAGAAGCGAACGTTGTAACCGATCATGATCACCATGAATCTCATGACAACGAACCTGCTAATTCATAATAGTCGATCATAAATCAAAGCGGAATATCTCCTTTGTATAAGGAGATATTCCGCTTTTTTTGCTATATAATTAAAACAACATATTAATTGGATTGAAACTGATGATAACTTACAAATTCAGCGACAGGCTTGCGGTAACCGCGAGGTCTTTGACTGGAAGTATCTTCTTTGCCAATAGTAATCATCATAACAGGTACATGGGTATCTGGAATATCCAGTTCGTTCGCAACTTGTACCGGATCGAAGCCGATCATTGGACAAGTATCCCAGCCTTTTTCTTTGGCGATAAGCATCAATGCCATAGCAGATAGACTTGCGTTACGAATCGCTTCTTCTTTTTGAAAAATCTCGCCTCGATCTTGATAAAATTGGATCGTAGAAGACACGGTCTGATCATATTCTTGCTTACTAAGTATTCCTAGATTGAACATACCTTCATAAATCTCAGCTGTATGCTGGTGAGCTTGTGTATTGCCCAACACCACAATCACAGCCGATGAAGTAAGTACTTTATATTGCTTACCCGAAGCTTCATACATTTTCTGCTTACCTTCAGTATCGTTAACGACTACATAATGAACATGTTGCAAATTAAAAGCAGAAGGTGCAAGCTTAACAAGGTTGAAAATTTCATCTAATTCTTTCTCAGTGATCTGAATATCCGGTATAAATTTGGTTGCTGATCTTCTGTTTTTGTATACATCCAAAAATTCTCCCAATGTATTTCCTTCTTTCTTATAACTAATTTATAGTATATATTATTTTATCGGTTAGTTATTATAAATTTGTATACCTATATTCAAAAAGATTGGAGTTCTACGATGGAAAATTTTAAAGATCGATTTAGCGAATCTTTTTTACAGCATTTTGTTGATGTGATGATAGAACAATCTTCCAAGTTCCAAGCAGATCTATTTTTGCAACAGATTTATGATGATCGGTGGCACGAACTTGCGTTCAAACAACGGTTACGGCATATTGCTGAAGCGATTACGGTTGCTCTTCCTCTACCTTATCCGCAAGCTATCGATATCTTAATTCAGGCGGCTCCCTACTGTCGGGGTGTAGAATATTTATTTTTCCCGGATTATGTAGAGTTAAATGGGCTGGAGCATTTGGATGTGTCGATACGTGCTTTGGAAGTATTCACTGTGTATTCCAGTGCTGAATTTGCTGTACGTCCTTTTATTATTCGATATCCGGCACAGATGTTAGAGCAGATGGATCGCTGGATCGTAAGCGATAATGAGCATCTACGCCGTCTGGCGAGTGAAGGATTCCGTCCACGCTTACCCTGGGCGACCCAGTTGCCTTTATTTATTCAAGATCCATCGCCAACGCTAGAACGATTAACCAAGCTTAACAACGATCCTTCGCTTTATGTACGTAAAAGTGTAGCCAATCATCTAAATGATATTGCCAAAGACCATCCTGATCGTATCGCCGAGTTAGCTCAACAATGGTATGGTCATCATACTCATACAGATTGGATTGTTCGTCACGGCTGTCGTACACTGCTGAAGCGTGATCATCCTGCTATATTGCAATTGTTCGGCTATATCGCCAGTGAAGACGTACATATAACCCATTTTCAAGTACAGCCGACTACAGTGATGATGGGCGATTATGTTGAGTTTTCATTTACACTGGTTAACGAATCGGCTACAGACCAATCGTTGCGGATTGATTACGAGATTCATCATATGAAAGCAAACGGCAAAAATGCTCCTAAACGGTTCAAATGGACAGCCAAATCTTTCGCTTCTGGCACCCATGTTATCCGCAAAAAGCATCTATTTAAAGAAATTACTACACGTAAATATTATGCAGGTATCCATTATGTATCGATCTATATTAATGGTGTAGAGCAAGATAAAGCTTCGTTTATGTTAGAGCTGTAGCTCACTTCAGCATTATCATTGCTTATGGCTTTTATTATGAAATACCACTCTTATATACCATCCAGATAGAATCATTCCAGCAAAAAAAGCAAGCCAGCTACAGCATTTAACTGTAGTTAGCTTGCTTTTTGTTATGAGCCATTATTTCAAAACGCGAATACGTTCTTCAAGCGGCTTGAACTCTTTGTCGCCTGCAGGTGCTGTTGGCTTACCAAATGGCATTTCTGCAACCAATTTCCATGATTCTGGAATATCCCATTCTGCTTTGATCTTCT contains:
- a CDS encoding pyroglutamyl-peptidase I — its product is MKLLLSGFEPFGGHTINPTQSLLQAMEDYSFTDISLELHTILLPVHYDECVELLLAEVERFQPDIIIACGLAAGRTAVNLERIAVNIKDIEASSYADNRNERPQDVPIRANGPDGLFSTLPIRVITDRLIENGIPAVISNTAGTFICNNVMYGMLDYVKQSSPGVMAGFVHFPASTEMALHKPSLPTLPINLMSRALQLIIRTTVEQLQKDE
- a CDS encoding glutathione peroxidase → MSVYDYSATTIDKEEKSLADYNGDVLLIVNTASGCGLTPQYEGLQKLYDTYQEQGFKVLGFPCNQFKGQEPGTEEDIKSFCQVNYNVSFPLFSKVDVIGETAHPLFQYLVNETPAPSRTGEIEWNFAKFLVDQKGNVVKQYPSRLDPAEVESDIQKVLAGEKLN
- a CDS encoding rhodanese-like domain-containing protein, producing MALTFTDMVTKARNNVPGVSSEEARKKINAQPETFIIDVQDAKDAGACGLIPSSANITLGMLPIRADLQLPEELRDGRLSDRSRPILVTCGAGGQAALGAYLLKEMGFTDVAYIDGGTAAWKQAGFEVEEA
- a CDS encoding alpha-amylase; translated protein: MSRNVTMMQFFEWHVEADGSHWKRLQETAKDLKKAGIGTVWIPPVTKGHTPQDTGYGVYDLYDLGEFDQKESVRTKYGTKKELLDAIAACHRLGINVYTDLVMNHKAGADETEAFHVIEVDPNNRTEEISEPFEIEGWTKFTFPGRGEEYSAFKWDYHHFNGTDYDARAERTGIFRIADEGKQWNENVDNEFGNYDYLMFANIDYNVPEVREEMINWGKWMIDTTRCDGFRLDAIKHINYEFLREFVGEMINKRGQDFYIVGEFWNPELAACQEFLDTVDYQIDLFDVSLHYKLHEASQSGAAFDLSTIFNDTLVQTHPTNAVTFVDNHDSQPNEALESWIEDWFKPLAYSLILLRKDGYPCVFYGDYFGIGGEHPVEGKKDMLDCLLYSRYHKAYGEQDDYFDDANIIGWVRKGSEEIERSGCAVVMSNSDGGDKRMFIGEDHAGEIWVDMTNAREDHITIEEDGWATFPVNGGSVSVWALPELDIEHTEDNEDDSCVAVPEGEELEANVVTDHDHHESHDNEPANS
- a CDS encoding nitroreductase family protein, producing MGEFLDVYKNRRSATKFIPDIQITEKELDEIFNLVKLAPSAFNLQHVHYVVVNDTEGKQKMYEASGKQYKVLTSSAVIVVLGNTQAHQHTAEIYEGMFNLGILSKQEYDQTVSSTIQFYQDRGEIFQKEEAIRNASLSAMALMLIAKEKGWDTCPMIGFDPVQVANELDIPDTHVPVMMITIGKEDTSSQRPRGYRKPVAEFVSYHQFQSN
- a CDS encoding DNA alkylation repair protein, giving the protein MENFKDRFSESFLQHFVDVMIEQSSKFQADLFLQQIYDDRWHELAFKQRLRHIAEAITVALPLPYPQAIDILIQAAPYCRGVEYLFFPDYVELNGLEHLDVSIRALEVFTVYSSAEFAVRPFIIRYPAQMLEQMDRWIVSDNEHLRRLASEGFRPRLPWATQLPLFIQDPSPTLERLTKLNNDPSLYVRKSVANHLNDIAKDHPDRIAELAQQWYGHHTHTDWIVRHGCRTLLKRDHPAILQLFGYIASEDVHITHFQVQPTTVMMGDYVEFSFTLVNESATDQSLRIDYEIHHMKANGKNAPKRFKWTAKSFASGTHVIRKKHLFKEITTRKYYAGIHYVSIYINGVEQDKASFMLEL